Below is a genomic region from Gopherus flavomarginatus isolate rGopFla2 chromosome 9, rGopFla2.mat.asm, whole genome shotgun sequence.
GtgtggatgggctggctgggggatgctgatccccccagccctgccccttccatctgaggccctgccccttctggcagctggagctgcccctgtaccGGTAAGAATTTATTATTACCTTCACCTCTGCCTTAAATGGACATTTGTCCATGTCACTAAACTATCACAGTAGACATTTCTCAAGAAGATTATAACTGGAATAGAATGGATTTTGCAGTTTAGGAGAGAGGTACATTTGCAGAGTTGTGGGAACCTGTGTACCTCAGGTTTTTTGGATGAGCACTAAATTAATCTGCATTATTTTTAAACAGCAGTTTTGCCAACAACTAATGGAAATTATCTCCCAGAAGACACTGTCATTTTTCTATATCTATATCAAAGAGAAAGTCCAATATGGTTAATCTAGAAGGGTTTGGACAATTAGCCAATAGTTCAAACTGAGAAATTATCAGAAATCTCTAAGTACGGGTGTTATACAGAAATTGGTTTCTGTCATATCTGATGTTTGTAATTTCTTTGTGCAAGTAATCTTCACCACACAACTCTAAACTGAACAAACTTTTGGGGTCTGGTCCAATTTTAAAGGCAAGACCAAAAATTTAAATTTATACTGCCTTATATTAAGGTAAATCAAAGATGACAGATGTGAAATCTAATATTTCTGTATTATTCCTATATTGTTATACtttattaaaattaaacaagttaTGTATACCTTTAAAACTGAAGAGGTATGATACTGTTGACCACAGTCAAGAAGTGTTTTCCTAAGGTAGTAACTGTTTTCAGGTTTGGGCCTTATTActgttcattatttgtattaccatagtactTACTAGCATACTTCAATAGCAATATTCACAGTACCAAAATTCCACTCGTAGCAACCGTTAGCAGGATTGGATCCACAACGAGAAATCAAATtagttctgttttttttccccacttattGAAAGATAAGTAAAATATTTACAACTGATCCAGCTACTTgaccaaggccctgatcctgcaggcaCTAGGCCCTACCTAGGGGAAGCTCATTGTAGGATCAAGACCTTAGATTATGGTTTTTTTCTCTTATTAGTGTTTTCCCTCACAATATATAGactatatttataaatatatatatttaaactcAAGATATTGTAACACTATGGCAAAGAATGCAAGTGATAAAAAGGAAATTGACCCAGAGCAACTGTTGAACCCCTAGCACACATTCAGGTATGCAGTTATTTGAATGTGTGGTTGCTTGATGCATAAATACACCTGCACATTTTTTCCTTACAAATACCCCTTCACTTGTAGTTCAATGCAAAAAACGTATGTTGGTGCAACATCACAGCTGAAAAATAATTCTCCACTCACTTATTCTAGTGTAAATCTAAATCAACAAAGATACACCAGtgaaagtgagagaagaatcagacaTATAAAATTCAACATTGTGGTTCTGAGAGTAACAATATAGTAGCCATAATACATATAGGAAATACTGTTCATACAGAGATACTATATATAAAATGCACAAAGATAAGATAccagtacagtgcctagcacaatgggcctctGGTCTCTGACTACAtctcctaggcactacagtaacacaaataattaataataatacatatgTACTGAGTTATTCGCATAAGTCTCCCATGAGAGCAAATGTCTGGGGCACAAGGAAAAAATCCAGCTTGCAACTAGGGCCAGACATGGGAGAGGAGGCAAGCAGGCCAGTTTTCCCAACAGGTCGCCCCTGGATGAAGAAACTCCCATGCTGCCAGAAAACACTGCATGATTGTCCCATATGGCCAGACAGCAAAGTGGATGCGCTCATATTCCCAGACACTTCAATAGTGCCTTGAAAATAGTGCTTAGGTCATAGAAGAACCAGTGGTTTTTGGAAAAGGGAAAACTAAAACAGCACATTTAAGATTCATTCAACTGATGTTGAAGTGTCATTACTGTCTATTAAGAAATGTATTTTTGGTTGATTAAACATATTgattaaaataaatctttttaaATGCTCTGCCTTAGCATACTTTCATACAAAATACACATTGGTTACCACTTAAATTTAATCAAACTATAACTTATGGTAATACTTAGAGAAGGACTATTATAATTCATAACAAGAATTGTTCTGGTTTGGATTTAAGACTGCAAAATTAAGTTTAGTTCTATTTTTGCTGAACTGCACATAAGatagttttaatgtgtattttttaaattataaaaatcaattaaaattaaaatgataaaGATATCTTGTCATGTGTTAAAATTAAGAATACATACTCCCCAACAATAATGTGATAATGAAACAGTCCAGTAGCAACCCTACAGGCAAAATAAGATTTAGAATATTCATTCACTCTACTGTTGTAATTGACCAAACATCTCCAAGGGATTTATAAttataagaaaatattttcagaaagacCACAAAAGGCTTAACTGTAAAAGGGAGCCAGACAGATTTTGATCACCATTGCAGAAAGCATACAGTACTCATATGGAGTCTATCAAAAATGTACTTGTTTACTGGAAGGCCTTTTTATCGCTTCCCAAAAGCAGGACATCTTGAAACAAGGCTAGCATTTCTAGCTATTTCAGGAAATAATTGGTCACTGCTATACTAGATAAGAACAGAGACATTGTTTAGATTTCTATTCTACTTTCTAATCTGAACAAATGAGTGCAACATCACCAATACACACACCTCGCGAACGTCATTCTCCTTCATGATATGTCTTGTAATGTATCGGATAGAATCTAGAGCTGCTTCCAAGGTGTTCCTAGATGATTCTGATCCACTGGTATTGCTAGTTTCTTCTTTCTGAGCAAAGTATCTATCTACATGACTTCTCATGCAAAGTATCTTTGGAAGTTTATGAAGAAATATCTTGCGGACCCAAGGTGCCATAGCATTGTGAGTAGAAGAGGAACGATGATGAATATTAATAGCAAAGACAGTTATCACAATGGACAATGTCACAAAAATCATGGTAAACACCAAGTACTCTCCAATAAGTGGTATAACTTTAGAAGATGATGGTATAATCTCTTCAATAACAAGAAGAAAGACAGTCAATGACACCAGTACTGAAGTGCAAAGAGAAATTTTTTCACCTTCATTTGAAGGGAGATAAAAGACAAGGACAGTTAAAAATGAAAGTCCTATACACGGAATAATGAGAAACAGTGTGTAAAAAAGAGGCAACCGTCTAATTACAAATGAATATGTAATAAACGGGTACCAGCAGCATCCATCAGTTCTCTTCCCTTTGCTCCCTGTTGCTGTTACTATTTCCCATTCTCCATTATCAAAGAAATCTCTCTTGTCAACATCGTAATCTTCTAGAATAATATCAACCTGTGAGCCATCATAGGTCCAGGAACCAAATTTCATGGAGCAGTTTTGGAGGTCAAATGGAAAGAATGTAACATCTATTGTACAAGAACTTTTGTAGTTTGCTGGGGGAGTCCAAGCAACGGTCCCATCATATTTTACTACTGTTTTTGTAGCTGTTCCTTCAAAACGACCATCTgcactgaaaggaaaaaatatgcaTATTTGGCTACGTTATTACACACATTACAACCAGATGCTTTTAGTTAAGGTTTCCTATTAAGTGTCACCATTCCAAAGTGTCATTTCAGATGCTTTATCACTTTAGAGTGGAAATTTTGCACTTTTGGCCTCAGATCATGGCTCTATTTTCTTATGTTTAAGCTGATTGAGGAAAAGCAAACcatgaaaaaacatttttcccATTATCATAATATTTGTGCAACTTTTCTGAACTGCTCTAGTGCCTCAGAGGAGGGGGTCAAAACTTGAGTTGTGATAGGAATCACTCTTGCTTAACAGATGTGCATATTTGTGGACTGGTGAAAATCAATTTTACTGTAACTTAATTATGCATGCAAAAACCAAACAATACACTTAGCACTtccaaacttttttgttttataaatacaataacagggtttttttttactaAACAATCAACCAGTGTTCTACAGGCACTGTCTATGCAAATATAAGTTGAGCAAAAACTTTAATTCAAAATTCAGTCTCTCCAAGTTCTATTACCTCTCTGCATAGATATATAAGAAAGGTGAGTAAAGTTTCATTTAGCATCATTGTACATTGAGTATTATATATATGAGGATATATATTGATGGCCTCAATCTATTAGTTTGTATTCAGAACTGTGCACTCTGGTAGGACTCTGCAGAAGCCCCAGCATAAATGAATGCATGTTTGTGCAGGACTGTGTTCTACTTCTGACTAGCAAATCATTTCATATGAAGGaatttaactatttttttttaaatcctagaaAATTCCATAGAAAAATGGAATGTTAAAAGACACTACGATTGTAAAGCAAAGCACTCAGAAGTCTGGAAACGCCAAAGGTCAGGCAGTCCATGCATTTTTAATTCTGACACCTTATGTGCATGTATTATAATATAGTCTAATTATGTGATCACACAGTATTTATCCGCAGAACCCATGCCTCATTCTATATGGAGAGTGGATGGTCAATGTGGCAAGGGTAGATTTATTTTATAGAATAACATTCAAATCTTACTTGTCATACAACACAATATCTGGAATCCAGATAGAGTCTGATGGGACACGAATAGATGTTATTCCAGCATAGTCTTCAGGTTTCCACCTTAATTTTACATCTATCCATTCCTATAAATACATGATAAATGTTATAGTATCTTTAAAACTGACTTAAAACAGGcaatatatagatagatagtttTAGGATGAAGAAGTAGTAGAAGGGATGTAAAAGAGATCAGATTTTTTGCTTCCACATCTCACGTATTAAAGTGAACATGGTGACGCAGTTAATCATTATCTACTGGGTCCAATTTGTCTTTCTTCAATTTTAAGAGCCATTTAGTTCCACAGTACTTCTGTatggagttttaaaaaatattaaaagcctCTTAAACAATATATTCACATACATTAAAGCAGTTACAAAATAAGGATGAGCAAAGATGAAAAAGTTTGGTTTGGAAAAGCATCCAAAAGTTTGGAAACTTATCTAAATCTGATCTGAACTTTAGGGTCAGAAAAGAAGATCCTGCTGTCTCATGAGATTGCCAGTGCTTTCTGGATCTGTCCGCACTAGAAATAATATAACTCCACCTTAACGTTTTGGTAGTTTTATTTCTGAACTAGAAAATGTAGAAGTGCAAGAAAAAATAGGATCTCAAAAGATTCACTATTTGGTTAGAGCTTTAAACATCAGTTTAGGCCACTTATTTTAACTGAACTGGTTAATCTAGTTAAAAGTACTGAACAGTGATAGTTGGGGAGGTCATAAGTGGATTTCACCAAACTTTCTTGCTATTCTGAAGTAGTAGCAGGTGTTGGTAAGGGCAGGCTGCTGCTTCAAGAACCAGTGTAAGAGAGTCCCACATACTCCCCCACCTCAGTCAACTATTTAATAGCTAATCTAAAAAGAAATGCTTGAGTATAAATAAGAGACAAgaaaggtgaggtaatatcttttactgaaccaacttctattggtggaaggtacaaactTTTAACTAtttttgtatataaagtaaataaggttttttaaaatgtttaagaagcttcacttaaattaaaatgcagagccctctggaccggtggccatgacctgggcagtgtgagtgccattgaaaaccagtttgtgtgctgccttcggcacctgtgccataggttgtctacccctggtctagtctgTAGAAGGAAAGagtagctctgtgtagctcaaaagtttatACTTTCCATCATCAGAAGAtggtccgataaaagatattacctcatctacatTGTCtcactcatatcctgggaccaacacaactgCAACAACACTGAAAACAACTGAGTATATATGGCAGTTATTATGGGAAAGAAGAAAATTGAGAAAGTTCTACAAATATAATTTAGTAAAGCGTGTGCTCACTGCAGGTAGGGGCCCTAAACTTTTCTCAAAGTCAATAAAGGTGCAGGGAAGAGTTAGAGGACTGAAGATGGTAAGTGGGATGAAATAAGGAAACACTTTGTAACAATTTAAGGGTAACTCAGTGACAAATATATCTAAAGATAATAACTGCGTCAAAGTTTAGTTCTGGATTGTGATTATAACTTGAGGGCACTTCCTGCTTATGCTCTAATACCTATACCTAGGGCAGAATAAACCAACTAGGTGTTTACAGCAAGCCCCTCCTCCTTGACCTCCAGACAGATTACAGGCCATGAAATTAAAAGTCCTGAGCTTTGTTAATCAAAATTGGATAAAAATATCTTAAcactataattttaaaataactttttaaaagcaattaTACAAAGCTATACTATCTTGTGCTTGTGACAGTTTCTGACTAAAAACTGGATGCTTCATTATAGGAATTTCAAAATATATGTCTGAATATACGTATTTTCATTTAATAGATGTATCTAAAATATGTCACTTTTATTAGAATGTTCTTTTTTGAAAAAGCGTTtcgatttattttttaattatttaactgAATTTTGTGGCTATTAATTCTTTCGAGCATTATGATGTGCCTTTTGTGTTAAACATGCTATATAAACTAAAGGTTAATATAGTTTTTAGATGAAGATCCTATAAATATACAACCACCTAAAAATCTGCTTACAACTTTACATTTTAGTCATTCAGTGGACTCTTGAGTTGACATTTGCACATACCTGTTTCAGCCAAACATTTGTTGTCATCAGCTGATTTTTTTCATCCTATAAAAAATTTAAACATCATGTTTTTATGGGAACAATGATTTTACACTGCTTATTGACTGTAACCAACTGTGATTTTGTTCGAAGGAGGCTCATTAAATTGCAATACAAATATATCAATTGAGAAGGACTCAATTTGAAAAGCCCGTTTGTCTATTTTTTTCTAACTACTATTTTTACAGCCACCAGCTAAGATTACAGTAaccaaaataaattaatgaaaaagtgatttcccctccccctcacatcCAACGttgatttactttgtatattttacaGCATTTCACGTATAGTACTACTGTTTCCCTGTAGAGTCATGAAGGAACAAAATAACTAATGGAAAATACTCTTTAAAACCATTAGGAGAACAGATAAAgccttacagatttttttttctgtttaatttcagAATAtacttttcaaaagtgctcaattaggaaacatttttaaaattagtaaattaaaaaaaatcaagttgaaATCTTTAATGTTCTAAACTATGCCATGCCAGTAGATTCTCTCTTCTTTTATGGAAATGACATGTTCAAGGACAtctttatttcttattttttatGCAATAACATCTCTATATTTTATGTTTATAGAACCAACAAGAGAACAGATTGCtataatttaaaaacatatatttttgtatttattcattGAAATGAATTTTAAACAATAGGAAACCCAATAACTCTACATATACTAAAAGCTTTAGGTAACAAAttttacagaaaacaaaaatatgtgCAAGGGCCACTTATtttaatcaagtatcagaggggtagccgtgttagtctggatccgtaaaagcagcaaagaatgcaGTTgatgaagtggttattcacccacgaaagctcatgctccaaaacgtctgttagtctataaggtgccacaggattctttgctgcttttattgtaaTCACTCTCTCTGTGGCTTCtaacaatttatttttcttccttcatCTTCACTTCTCTGAGGCTCCCCTTCTCATTGCACCCTTATCTATATAAGCctccttttaaaatgtttcatttattttatatatatatatatatatatatatatatatatatatatatatatatatatatatatacacacacacacacacacacacacacacacacacacacacaattatttaaCAACAGAATATCAAGTTATTTTTCATAAACACTTTCCTAATCTAAAAGCTTTGATCAGCTTTTAGTTTTAATATTATTTACCATACATACCACATCCACTAACTGAGAGATCGCAAGAccaaactttatttttattgtgtcATTCAAGCGCTGGACTGGGCGAACCCATTTTTGATAGTCTTGAAATAAGTGTTTGAACAAACGATCTTCACTTTTAGCAATAAAAGAAGGTTCTGATATACCTACACAACAAAAGAAATATGTTTAATATACATATATGGTGAAATACAATGTACTCATTTTCACGAATATTGGTACAACTTGATATTTAAATACAGTATATTGATTCAGGTATGTACATGTAGAATTTTATTTCTCATCTAATCCCCATTTTTGTCTGCGAGGGTGGCGGAGGTTAAGCCACCTAGGGTTAGCTTGATAAAATTCACTGATTTTATTATTCATTACTCTTGTTAGCACCATCATACTTTCCAAATCTGAAGCCCAGGAACAGAGGACCCTTATCTCACCATCTATGAGTAACACTGGAAAAAGTGAAACAGTCAAAAATTTCTTGTGCCATTTTTACAAATCATCCAGGTACCAGGTAACTAAAAATCCTacagagttttttttaaactagataaTGCCACTAAACTAACTACAGCTGCTCATTCACAATAGTGTGGTTCCAAACACCTCTTAACCATATTAACAATGCTCTCCTCTAAATGGGCACCAATCAATGCAAGTCTCATCCTCCCATGGCGCAAACATAAAAAACAAGTCAGAAAAGAATGGCAGCATCCTTTATAGGTGGGATGACtgacagtttttttttgtttgtttgtttttttgccttcttgCTTCAGTGGAGTAAGGTGGAAGGGATTCAGGCAAAAGGAATACTTTCATCTAGTGGTCAGAACAGCATCATATAAAACATTCACTAATGTGCTTGTATAAGTCCTAGTCTACTGACCCTTGGGTGTAATAGTTTCAAATCTGAGCAAAATGAAAGACTATTGTGTATTTTTCTTCTTAACATGAAGTAAGGTCAAGTTTTAAAACTGTCCCTGTATTTCTAGTTTATTTAAGAACTCATGTTTACTagggatgaaaatatcatttaaaagttaaccatttaaacaattaaaaatattttgtttaaaaggtTAACCAGTTAAaggaagaggggctggggctgatcCGGCTGGTGTGGTTGGGGTTAGCAGACTAGCCGGCCCGGGGATTAACGGTTAAGGCAGGTAAACCAGTAAGACTAATGCTTACCGGTTAACTCGTTAACATTTTACTTCCCTAATGTTTACTTAATTAACTCATTTGGAATGCAGGAGTTGGTTGtttggagggggaaaggaaatacTGGCTTGAAAATAACCCAGCAATAACTTGGAAACACACCCAAACTCAAGGAAACTGGCAGCAGAAAG
It encodes:
- the CHRNA5 gene encoding neuronal acetylcholine receptor subunit alpha-5 isoform X1; translated protein: MAERESQARRVLSAGSRLLFLLTCLFVPLLGVPGPAGRATAARGSARTHYAGISEPSFIAKSEDRLFKHLFQDYQKWVRPVQRLNDTIKIKFGLAISQLVDVDEKNQLMTTNVWLKQEWIDVKLRWKPEDYAGITSIRVPSDSIWIPDIVLYDNADGRFEGTATKTVVKYDGTVAWTPPANYKSSCTIDVTFFPFDLQNCSMKFGSWTYDGSQVDIILEDYDVDKRDFFDNGEWEIVTATGSKGKRTDGCCWYPFITYSFVIRRLPLFYTLFLIIPCIGLSFLTVLVFYLPSNEGEKISLCTSVLVSLTVFLLVIEEIIPSSSKVIPLIGEYLVFTMIFVTLSIVITVFAINIHHRSSSTHNAMAPWVRKIFLHKLPKILCMRSHVDRYFAQKEETSNTSGSESSRNTLEAALDSIRYITRHIMKENDVREVVEDWKFIAQVLDRMFLWTFLLASIIGSIGLFIPVVYKWANIIVPVHIGNMHT
- the CHRNA5 gene encoding neuronal acetylcholine receptor subunit alpha-5 isoform X3, which encodes MAERESQARRVLSAGSRLLFLLTCLFVPLLGVPGPAGRATAARGSARTHYAGISEPSFIAKSEDRLFKHLFQDYQKWVRPVQRLNDTIKIKFGLAISQLVDVDEKNQLMTTNVWLKQEWIDVKLRWKPEDYAGITSIRVPSDSIWIPDIVLYDNADGRFEGTATKTVVKYDGTVAWTPPANYKSSCTIDVTFFPFDLQNCSMKFGSWTYDGSQVVEDWKFIAQVLDRMFLWTFLLASIIGSIGLFIPVVYKWANIIVPVHIGNMHT
- the CHRNA5 gene encoding neuronal acetylcholine receptor subunit alpha-5 isoform X2 gives rise to the protein MTTNVWLKQEWIDVKLRWKPEDYAGITSIRVPSDSIWIPDIVLYDNADGRFEGTATKTVVKYDGTVAWTPPANYKSSCTIDVTFFPFDLQNCSMKFGSWTYDGSQVDIILEDYDVDKRDFFDNGEWEIVTATGSKGKRTDGCCWYPFITYSFVIRRLPLFYTLFLIIPCIGLSFLTVLVFYLPSNEGEKISLCTSVLVSLTVFLLVIEEIIPSSSKVIPLIGEYLVFTMIFVTLSIVITVFAINIHHRSSSTHNAMAPWVRKIFLHKLPKILCMRSHVDRYFAQKEETSNTSGSESSRNTLEAALDSIRYITRHIMKENDVREVVEDWKFIAQVLDRMFLWTFLLASIIGSIGLFIPVVYKWANIIVPVHIGNMHT
- the CHRNA5 gene encoding neuronal acetylcholine receptor subunit alpha-5 isoform X4, which codes for MAERESQARRVLSAGSRLLFLLTCLFVPLLGVPGPAGRATAARGSARTHYAGISEPSFIAKSEDRLFKHLFQDYQKWVRPVQRLNDTIKIKFGLAISQLVDVDEKNQLMTTNVWLKQEWIDVKLRWKPEDYAGITSIRVPSDSIWIPDIVLYDNADGRFEGTATKTVVKYDGTVAWTPPANYKSSCTIDVTFFPFDLQNCSMKFGSWTYDGSQVDIILEDYDVDKRDFFDNGEWEIVTATGSKGKRTDGCCWLLKTGNL